The following proteins come from a genomic window of Heyndrickxia acidicola:
- a CDS encoding YpbF family protein, which translates to MEQNIAMLNQYTDQTTKQMLQNLVSRKKKFERYKKRHLLLLWTSVFYSFACLYLLYHTVLEPYSYSFGEIFMVFAGQFKHALFLLSAAGLWGATKILYDKKQKTESEYHALRCEIIDKSKDLWKNEAWKERHLVFEMMKKKYDINLFHQSK; encoded by the coding sequence ATGGAACAGAACATTGCAATGCTGAACCAATATACTGATCAAACCACAAAACAAATGCTGCAGAATCTTGTTAGCAGAAAAAAAAAATTTGAACGGTATAAAAAGCGTCACTTGCTTTTATTATGGACAAGCGTATTTTATAGCTTTGCCTGTCTTTATCTTTTGTATCACACAGTCTTAGAGCCTTATTCATATTCGTTTGGGGAGATTTTTATGGTGTTTGCAGGACAATTTAAGCATGCATTGTTTTTATTGTCTGCTGCAGGATTATGGGGCGCTACGAAAATTCTTTATGATAAAAAACAAAAGACGGAAAGCGAGTATCATGCTCTCCGTTGTGAGATTATTGATAAGAGTAAGGATTTATGGAAAAACGAAGCATGGAAAGAAAGACATTTGGTTTTTGAAATGATGAAGAAAAAATATGATATAAATTTATTTCATCAAAGTAAGTAA
- the cotJC gene encoding spore coat protein CotJC: MWVYEKKLQYPVKVSTCNPKLAKFLIEQYGGADGELAAALRYLNQRYTIPDKVIGLLTDIGTEEFAHLEMIAAMVYKLTKDATPDQMKEAGLEGHYTNHDNALFYHNTAGVPFTATYIQAKGDPIADLYEDIAAEEKARATYQWIINLSDDPDLNDSLRFLREREIIHSQRFREAVEILKEERDRKKIF; the protein is encoded by the coding sequence ATGTGGGTTTATGAAAAAAAACTCCAATATCCTGTTAAAGTTTCCACGTGCAACCCAAAGCTAGCCAAATTCCTTATTGAACAGTATGGAGGAGCCGATGGTGAATTGGCGGCAGCACTTCGCTATTTAAATCAGCGTTATACTATTCCTGACAAAGTCATTGGATTATTAACCGATATCGGTACAGAGGAATTTGCCCATTTAGAAATGATCGCCGCAATGGTTTATAAGCTTACAAAGGACGCCACACCTGATCAAATGAAAGAAGCCGGTCTGGAAGGGCATTATACAAACCATGATAATGCCCTTTTCTATCATAATACTGCCGGTGTCCCCTTTACTGCTACCTATATTCAAGCAAAAGGAGATCCAATTGCCGATTTATATGAGGATATTGCTGCTGAGGAAAAAGCAAGGGCTACCTATCAATGGATTATCAATTTAAGCGATGATCCTGATCTAAACGACAGCCTCCGCTTCTTGAGAGAACGGGAAATCATCCATTCCCAGCGTTTTAGGGAAGCTGTGGAAATTTTGAAGGAAGAGCGTGACAGAAAGAAAATTTTTTAA
- a CDS encoding spore coat protein CotJB, whose product MKQLPPEYYEILEELQTVDFVIVDLALYLDTHPEDQEAIQQYNSMIKQRKRIKKQYELQFGPLTSFGGSYSPFPFEWKEAPWPWQV is encoded by the coding sequence ATGAAACAGCTCCCTCCTGAGTATTATGAAATATTGGAAGAGCTGCAGACAGTCGATTTTGTGATCGTAGATCTTGCCCTATATCTCGATACACATCCGGAAGACCAGGAAGCCATCCAGCAATATAACAGCATGATTAAACAGAGGAAGCGGATCAAAAAGCAATATGAACTGCAATTCGGTCCCTTGACTAGCTTTGGAGGAAGCTATTCCCCTTTTCCCTTCGAATGGAAAGAAGCTCCATGGCCATGGCAAGTATAG
- a CDS encoding spore coat associated protein CotJA, translating to MSTNYKSYEPYASPFDPCPPIKVKTYSTPPNLYMGFQPSSLPQFSPKEALKRGTLWKPFYDPYYSPYESARERSEI from the coding sequence ATGAGTACAAATTATAAAAGCTACGAGCCGTATGCCAGTCCTTTTGATCCTTGTCCGCCCATTAAGGTGAAAACATATTCAACACCGCCAAATCTTTATATGGGGTTTCAGCCCTCAAGCCTTCCACAGTTTTCTCCCAAGGAAGCTTTAAAAAGAGGCACTCTTTGGAAACCCTTCTACGACCCCTATTACAGTCCATATGAAAGCGCAAGGGAGAGATCGGAAATATGA
- a CDS encoding CBS domain-containing protein, with protein MFIKSVMIPKHNCFVVDVNDSLEKTLEVLKEKAVDGLPVLNGEEYVGMITHYHIYKAFFKTGLSKEEFLLSTKAKDIVTHENDFFQGNEIFEETLVSLKDFPLLAVVDSNRQFKGVVTRFNVLEQFQSAFGMNRPGVRIALSSVEVEGRISRLSEIIKQFHESVISLVTFDENDMLVRRIVLKVEKKDNLDRFVKKLENAGFRILSIFED; from the coding sequence ATGTTTATTAAAAGTGTAATGATTCCAAAGCACAATTGCTTTGTTGTGGATGTAAATGATTCCCTTGAAAAGACTTTAGAGGTATTGAAGGAAAAAGCTGTGGATGGACTTCCGGTGTTAAATGGTGAGGAATATGTGGGCATGATTACCCATTACCATATTTATAAAGCATTTTTCAAAACGGGTCTTTCAAAAGAAGAATTCTTGCTTTCCACTAAAGCAAAAGATATAGTGACTCATGAAAACGATTTTTTTCAAGGGAACGAAATTTTTGAAGAAACACTTGTCAGTCTTAAAGATTTCCCTCTTTTAGCTGTGGTAGATTCAAACAGACAGTTTAAAGGTGTGGTTACACGCTTTAATGTACTTGAGCAATTTCAAAGTGCTTTTGGCATGAACCGTCCGGGAGTTCGGATAGCGTTAAGCTCGGTGGAAGTGGAAGGGCGAATTTCAAGGCTTTCAGAGATTATTAAACAATTCCATGAATCAGTTATTTCTTTAGTGACGTTCGACGAAAATGATATGCTTGTAAGAAGAATTGTATTAAAGGTTGAAAAAAAGGATAATCTCGATAGGTTTGTGAAGAAATTGGAAAATGCAGGTTTCCGTATTTTAAGTATTTTTGAGGACTGA
- a CDS encoding metallophosphoesterase, which produces MVYIIGIGLLVIMGLALLIFMVKEAFENNVLSHTFSFSSFPHDREPLKIFFISDIHKRIIHPSIIEKGKGNADLVIIGGDLLEKKVPMERVTQNLQRLKEIGPVFFVWGNNDYDVKEEQLISLLKNTNVRMIRNESLLLGSSEKSIALIGIDDIAMEKDDLEAALVNTENAKFKILLSHNPSIMDQLNKNTFIPFILSGHTHGGQIHILGYSPYKRGGIRTKEGMIQLISNGYGTSHLPLRLGAKPEVHVITLKKG; this is translated from the coding sequence ATGGTATACATCATCGGCATTGGCTTACTGGTCATTATGGGGCTTGCGCTCCTGATTTTTATGGTAAAAGAAGCTTTTGAGAATAATGTGCTAAGTCACACATTTTCTTTTTCCTCGTTCCCGCATGATCGTGAACCGCTTAAAATCTTTTTTATTTCTGATATACATAAAAGGATCATTCATCCATCTATCATTGAAAAGGGAAAAGGCAATGCAGATCTTGTCATTATTGGCGGCGATCTTCTCGAAAAGAAAGTTCCTATGGAAAGAGTAACCCAAAATTTGCAGCGGCTTAAGGAGATAGGTCCCGTCTTTTTTGTATGGGGCAATAATGATTATGATGTGAAGGAAGAACAGCTCATTTCGTTATTGAAGAATACCAATGTCAGGATGATCCGTAATGAAAGCCTTTTGCTTGGATCGTCTGAAAAAAGCATAGCACTGATTGGAATTGATGATATTGCAATGGAGAAAGATGATCTGGAAGCCGCATTAGTAAATACAGAAAATGCAAAATTTAAAATTTTATTATCTCATAATCCATCAATCATGGACCAGTTAAACAAGAATACCTTCATCCCGTTTATTTTAAGCGGCCATACACATGGGGGACAAATTCATATCTTAGGCTATAGTCCATATAAAAGAGGGGGAATACGGACAAAAGAAGGGATGATTCAATTGATCAGCAATGGCTATGGCACCTCTCATCTGCCTCTTAGGCTTGGTGCAAAACCGGAAGTGCATGTAATTACATTAAAAAAAGGATGA
- a CDS encoding adaptor protein MecA: protein MKLERLSPNKIKYSITFEELQKRGFLAEELESFIWYDLFDEMVEVAREEYQLEASDTISVEIYSLNAKEIVLILTMDEVYDDNEEILETLSEAEEILGKAFLYAFETIDDLIELAFCMDNHKIHLNSKLYQFEEKYYAVIQSESVYVHSLFEEFGTPAHTFIHMVEEYGSCLIEEKAIDTLLVHFKK from the coding sequence ATGAAACTTGAACGACTTTCTCCAAACAAAATTAAATACTCCATTACGTTTGAAGAATTGCAGAAACGAGGGTTTCTTGCAGAAGAATTAGAATCCTTTATTTGGTATGACTTGTTTGACGAAATGGTGGAAGTGGCACGGGAAGAATATCAGCTCGAAGCTTCCGATACGATTTCTGTTGAAATATACTCTTTAAATGCGAAAGAAATTGTGCTTATTCTAACGATGGATGAAGTTTATGACGATAATGAAGAAATATTAGAAACTCTTTCCGAGGCCGAAGAAATATTGGGGAAGGCCTTCTTATATGCTTTTGAAACGATCGATGATTTAATTGAGCTGGCATTTTGCATGGATAATCACAAAATCCATTTAAATAGTAAGCTATATCAATTTGAAGAAAAATATTATGCGGTGATACAATCCGAATCAGTGTACGTTCATTCTTTATTTGAGGAGTTTGGTACACCTGCTCATACCTTTATCCACATGGTTGAGGAGTATGGCAGCTGTCTAATAGAAGAAAAGGCCATTGATACACTATTAGTGCACTTTAAAAAATAA
- a CDS encoding Glu/Leu/Phe/Val family dehydrogenase has translation MAAEQGADKHTLEEKHDVLKSTQTVIRKALDRLGYPEEVYELLKEPIRMLTVKIPVRMDDGSVKIFTGYRAQHNDAVGPTKGGVRFHPNVSEKEVKALSIWMTLKCGIVNLPYGGGKGGIICDPRDMSFRELENLSRGYVRAISQIVGPTKDIPAPDVFTNSQIMAWMMDEYSRLKENDSPGFITGKPLVLGGSHGRESATAQGVTICIREAAKRRNIKIEGARVVIQGFGNAGSFLAKFMHDAGAKVIGISDAYGALHDPEGLDIDYLLDRRDSFGTVTKLFNNTISNKELLELDCDILVPAAIENQITEDNAHNIKAQIVVEAANGPTTLEATKILSERGILLVPDVLASAGGVTVSYFEWVQNNQGYYWTEEEIEEKLEKVLVSSFENVYNTAETRRVDMRLAAYMVGVRKSAEASRFRGWI, from the coding sequence ATGGCAGCCGAACAGGGTGCAGATAAACACACACTTGAAGAAAAGCATGATGTATTAAAATCAACACAGACCGTAATTCGCAAAGCTTTGGACAGACTGGGCTACCCTGAGGAAGTATATGAATTGCTTAAAGAGCCGATTCGTATGCTTACTGTTAAAATTCCAGTCCGTATGGATGATGGATCCGTTAAAATTTTTACTGGGTACCGTGCACAGCATAATGATGCTGTCGGTCCGACTAAAGGAGGAGTACGCTTTCATCCAAATGTGTCGGAAAAGGAAGTAAAGGCATTGTCCATTTGGATGACGTTGAAATGCGGAATTGTAAACCTTCCATATGGAGGGGGAAAAGGCGGCATCATTTGCGATCCTCGCGATATGTCATTCCGCGAGCTTGAGAACCTAAGCCGCGGCTATGTCCGGGCGATCAGCCAGATTGTAGGACCTACAAAGGATATTCCAGCTCCGGATGTCTTTACAAATTCACAAATTATGGCGTGGATGATGGATGAATACAGCCGTTTAAAGGAAAATGATTCTCCAGGCTTTATTACTGGTAAACCTCTTGTCTTAGGCGGATCTCATGGCCGTGAATCAGCAACAGCCCAGGGGGTAACCATTTGTATCCGTGAGGCTGCAAAAAGACGAAATATCAAAATTGAAGGCGCGAGAGTCGTCATTCAAGGCTTTGGAAATGCAGGCAGTTTCCTAGCTAAATTCATGCACGATGCTGGAGCAAAGGTAATTGGAATTTCTGATGCTTATGGCGCCCTCCATGATCCTGAAGGCTTGGACATTGATTACTTGCTTGATCGAAGAGACAGCTTTGGTACAGTAACAAAGCTTTTTAATAATACGATATCGAATAAGGAATTGCTTGAACTTGACTGTGATATTTTAGTTCCGGCTGCAATTGAAAATCAAATTACCGAAGATAACGCACATAATATTAAAGCGCAAATTGTAGTAGAGGCAGCGAACGGCCCAACGACTCTTGAAGCAACTAAAATTCTGTCTGAACGCGGTATACTTTTGGTTCCGGATGTCCTTGCTTCTGCCGGCGGCGTAACCGTTTCTTACTTTGAATGGGTTCAAAATAATCAGGGGTATTACTGGACTGAAGAGGAAATTGAAGAAAAGCTTGAAAAAGTATTGGTCAGCTCCTTTGAAAATGTATACAATACTGCTGAAACCAGGCGGGTCGATATGCGGTTGGCTGCTTATATGGTTGGTGTACGGAAATCAGCTGAAGCTTCCCGTTTCAGAGGCTGGATTTAA
- a CDS encoding YpdA family putative bacillithiol disulfide reductase, whose protein sequence is MQKEDCVIIGGGPCGLAAAIALKDAGKIPLIIEKGNIVNSIFNYPTHQTFFSSSEKLEIGSVPFVNEELKPKRNQALVYYREVTKRKNLRVNRFERVEKVEKQENGLFKVVSEKQVYETPYVIVATGYYDHPNYLNIPGESLDKVFHYFKEAHPFFDTDVVVIGGKNSAVDAAIELNKAGARVTALYRGTKYSESVKPWILPEYDALIRNEHIKLEFGAHLTEVTETQVVYQKGNELKKIKNDFVFAMTGYHPDHSFIKNMGVELDAVTGRPVHNPETMETNIEGIFISGVIAAGNNANEIFIENGRFHGGLIAASIADRE, encoded by the coding sequence ATGCAAAAAGAAGATTGTGTAATTATTGGCGGCGGGCCATGCGGGCTTGCTGCTGCCATTGCTTTAAAGGATGCAGGTAAAATTCCTTTAATTATTGAAAAAGGAAATATCGTTAATTCAATTTTTAACTATCCAACGCATCAAACATTTTTTAGCTCAAGTGAAAAGCTTGAAATTGGTTCTGTTCCATTTGTCAATGAAGAATTAAAACCAAAACGGAATCAGGCTCTTGTTTACTACCGGGAAGTAACAAAGAGAAAGAACCTGAGGGTAAATCGTTTTGAAAGGGTAGAAAAAGTAGAAAAGCAGGAAAACGGTTTATTTAAAGTGGTATCAGAAAAACAAGTATATGAGACACCTTATGTCATTGTGGCTACAGGGTATTATGACCACCCCAACTATTTAAATATACCGGGGGAAAGCCTTGACAAGGTTTTCCATTATTTTAAAGAGGCACATCCATTTTTTGATACGGATGTGGTAGTAATCGGGGGTAAAAATTCAGCTGTGGATGCAGCAATTGAATTAAATAAAGCAGGTGCCCGTGTTACCGCTTTATACAGAGGCACCAAATACTCTGAAAGTGTTAAACCGTGGATCTTGCCTGAATACGATGCCTTAATTCGAAATGAACACATTAAATTGGAATTTGGTGCACATTTGACCGAAGTTACAGAAACACAAGTTGTCTATCAAAAAGGAAATGAGCTAAAAAAGATAAAAAATGATTTTGTATTCGCGATGACAGGCTATCATCCTGACCATTCCTTTATTAAAAATATGGGAGTTGAACTGGATGCCGTTACAGGAAGACCCGTTCACAATCCCGAAACAATGGAAACAAACATTGAAGGGATTTTTATTTCAGGGGTTATTGCTGCAGGAAATAATGCGAATGAAATTTTTATTGAAAATGGGCGTTTTCATGGCGGCCTGATTGCTGCTTCTATTGCAGACAGAGAATAA
- a CDS encoding asparaginase, producing the protein MKKKVSLITTGGTIASKTIENGLLSSGALTGDELAALCQLPDDIEIRVINLLQLPSMHIDFGKMDYIRKAIEKELLDETVSGIVVTHGTDSLEETAYFLDLTINDPRPIVITGSQRSPHDVGTDVYSNLRNSIFVATDTILSDVGVVVVFNERIYSARYVKKVHASNLQGFESFGYGYLGIIDNDVVSVYQKPIIHETHQLIKEIPRVEIIKCYSGATGMFIDAATQHQVEGIVLEGVGRGQAAPSMVDSIQNALNKGMKIVVTTSAEEGKVYPAYSYLGSAHDLLERGVILGEDYDSKKARIKLAVLLASYEDIDPEYFKK; encoded by the coding sequence TTGAAAAAGAAAGTATCGCTCATTACAACGGGGGGAACCATTGCAAGTAAAACAATTGAAAATGGCTTACTTTCATCTGGCGCCTTAACGGGGGATGAATTAGCTGCTCTTTGTCAATTACCGGATGATATTGAAATAAGAGTCATTAACTTGCTTCAGCTTCCGTCAATGCATATTGATTTTGGAAAAATGGATTACATAAGAAAAGCGATTGAGAAAGAACTGCTGGATGAAACGGTTTCGGGCATCGTAGTGACACATGGTACTGACTCTTTAGAGGAGACTGCCTATTTTCTTGATTTAACAATTAATGATCCAAGACCAATTGTGATTACAGGTTCACAGCGTTCACCTCATGATGTTGGTACAGATGTATATTCAAATTTGAGAAATTCTATTTTTGTTGCCACAGATACGATTCTGTCAGATGTAGGTGTAGTAGTTGTTTTCAATGAAAGAATTTACTCAGCCAGGTATGTAAAGAAAGTTCACGCTTCAAATTTACAAGGCTTCGAGTCGTTTGGCTATGGCTATTTAGGCATAATTGATAATGATGTGGTAAGTGTTTATCAAAAACCAATAATTCATGAGACACATCAATTAATAAAGGAAATTCCAAGGGTAGAAATCATTAAGTGCTACAGTGGTGCAACAGGAATGTTTATTGATGCTGCCACTCAGCATCAAGTAGAAGGGATTGTGCTTGAAGGGGTTGGTAGAGGCCAGGCTGCACCAAGCATGGTTGATTCAATTCAAAATGCGTTAAACAAAGGAATGAAAATTGTTGTAACTACCAGTGCAGAAGAAGGGAAAGTATATCCAGCCTACAGCTACTTGGGAAGTGCTCACGACCTGCTGGAGCGCGGAGTTATTCTTGGAGAAGATTATGACAGCAAAAAGGCAAGGATAAAGTTAGCTGTCCTATTGGCAAGCTATGAGGATATTGACCCGGAATATTTTAAAAAGTAG
- the prsW gene encoding glutamic-type intramembrane protease PrsW yields MLMVLSAGIAPGLALLSYFYLKDQFNPEPIRLVVKTFLLGSVITFPIMFIQHVLTTENIFMGHIANAFLASSLPEEFFKWFIVYFVIFHHDQFNEPYDGIVYCVSVSLGFATVENILYILANGLQVALGRALMPVSSHALFGVIMGYYFGKGKFTIDNKKASWLFMALIIPYLLHGLYDYIFLIEKRWVTYIIPFMLFLWWLGMRKVKHARHLTRKMHEKVQLAGNQNFD; encoded by the coding sequence ATGCTGATGGTTTTGTCAGCTGGAATTGCTCCGGGCCTTGCACTGTTAAGCTACTTTTATTTAAAAGACCAGTTTAATCCTGAGCCAATCCGCCTGGTGGTCAAAACGTTTCTATTGGGTTCTGTCATCACTTTTCCTATAATGTTTATCCAGCATGTTTTAACAACAGAGAATATTTTTATGGGGCATATTGCCAATGCCTTTTTAGCTTCCAGTCTTCCGGAAGAATTTTTTAAATGGTTCATTGTTTATTTTGTAATCTTTCATCACGACCAATTTAATGAGCCATATGATGGAATCGTTTATTGTGTCAGCGTATCTCTTGGTTTTGCAACGGTTGAGAACATTTTGTATATTCTGGCGAATGGTCTTCAAGTTGCACTTGGAAGAGCGCTGATGCCAGTTTCAAGCCATGCCTTGTTTGGTGTAATTATGGGCTATTATTTTGGGAAAGGGAAATTTACCATCGATAATAAAAAGGCCAGCTGGCTCTTTATGGCACTCATAATCCCTTATCTGCTACACGGATTATATGATTATATTTTTCTCATTGAAAAGCGATGGGTAACGTATATTATTCCCTTTATGCTTTTTTTGTGGTGGCTGGGTATGAGGAAAGTGAAGCATGCCAGACATTTAACCAGAAAAATGCATGAAAAAGTGCAATTGGCCGGAAATCAGAATTTTGATTGA
- the sleB gene encoding spore cortex-lytic enzyme — protein MVLTLRNEPAHAFTNQVIQRGAVGDDVIELQARLQYIGYFKGQIDGVFSWGTYWALRNFQQAYGLPVDGLAGDSVKNKLVDVSKYDKGYVKSQINSMRPFTYYGGAPRNQNPGTKPPASSSSSAGQTTTNTGALNVPNGFSQNDIKLLANAVYGESRGEPFIGQVGVAAVILNRVQSPSFPNTVSGVIFEPGAFTAVSDGQIWLTPNETAKRAVIDAINGWDPTGHALYYFNPDTATSKWIWSRPQIKKIGKHIFCK, from the coding sequence ATGGTATTAACTTTGCGTAATGAACCAGCGCATGCTTTTACCAATCAGGTAATCCAGCGGGGAGCAGTTGGCGATGATGTAATAGAATTACAGGCACGCCTTCAATATATCGGGTATTTTAAAGGGCAGATTGATGGTGTTTTCAGCTGGGGTACATATTGGGCATTGCGTAATTTTCAGCAAGCGTATGGTCTACCTGTTGACGGGCTGGCGGGGGATTCGGTGAAAAATAAATTAGTGGATGTCTCTAAATATGATAAGGGGTATGTAAAATCACAGATTAATTCAATGCGTCCATTTACCTATTATGGGGGGGCTCCTCGCAATCAAAATCCAGGCACCAAACCGCCTGCAAGCTCCTCTTCATCTGCCGGACAAACGACAACGAATACAGGTGCTTTAAATGTTCCAAATGGTTTCTCCCAAAATGATATCAAGCTTCTGGCAAATGCCGTTTATGGAGAATCGAGAGGTGAGCCGTTTATCGGACAGGTTGGCGTTGCAGCAGTAATCTTAAACCGTGTGCAAAGCCCTTCTTTTCCTAATACTGTTTCGGGAGTTATTTTTGAACCTGGAGCTTTTACAGCTGTTTCCGACGGTCAAATTTGGCTGACTCCAAATGAAACAGCCAAAAGGGCCGTGATTGATGCTATAAACGGATGGGATCCAACTGGACATGCGCTTTATTATTTTAATCCTGATACTGCCACGAGCAAGTGGATATGGTCGCGGCCGCAAATTAAAAAAATTGGGAAACACATTTTCTGTAAGTAA
- the ypeB gene encoding germination protein YpeB — MYKSIIIVVLVLAVVGTGAWGYQQHRQKQAALVNAENNYQRSFHELSYRMDLLHDKIGSTLAMNSRKSLSPSLAEVWRITSEAHNDVGQLPLSLMPFNKTEEFLNNVGNFSYRTAVRDLDKEPLTDKEYGTLQKLYGQSGNIQDGLRQVQYLVLKNNLHWMDVQTALANGKQSSDNTIIDGFKTVDKTASSYSDAPTENPNFVNIQKKDENFRNLKGKSISKQEAIRIAEKYSNMKKPLKVKVTQNRKGSKYGFYSISIVDKNHNEGYLDITKKGGFPIWYIERRNIGKQKLSLNEAANKAAAFLTKNHYQHMDLFESSQYDTIGVFSFVTSQNGVFIYPETIRMKVALDNGQIIGFTADDYLKAHHDRKLPKPVLSLKKARTYVNPKIKIMEERLAVVVNDLGKEVLCYEFLGTMGNDTYRIYINAKDGAEEKVDKLQNAEKIYKNTL, encoded by the coding sequence ATGTATAAAAGTATTATCATTGTAGTATTAGTATTGGCAGTAGTAGGAACAGGAGCGTGGGGCTACCAGCAGCACCGCCAAAAGCAAGCCGCTTTAGTAAACGCAGAAAATAATTATCAAAGGTCTTTTCACGAACTAAGTTATAGAATGGATTTGCTTCACGACAAAATCGGGTCAACGCTTGCCATGAATTCGCGCAAGTCTCTTTCACCATCTCTGGCAGAAGTATGGAGGATAACTTCAGAAGCCCATAACGATGTGGGACAACTGCCGTTATCTCTTATGCCTTTTAATAAAACCGAAGAATTTTTAAATAATGTTGGGAATTTCAGCTACCGTACTGCCGTGCGAGATCTTGATAAAGAGCCTTTAACAGATAAGGAGTATGGAACGCTTCAAAAGTTATATGGCCAAAGTGGGAATATCCAGGATGGGTTAAGGCAGGTTCAATATTTGGTTCTAAAAAACAATCTACACTGGATGGATGTGCAGACAGCACTTGCAAACGGAAAGCAAAGTTCTGACAATACCATTATAGATGGTTTTAAGACCGTAGATAAAACGGCAAGCAGCTATTCAGACGCACCTACGGAAAATCCTAATTTTGTCAATATTCAAAAGAAGGATGAGAACTTTAGAAATTTAAAGGGAAAATCCATTTCCAAGCAAGAGGCCATTCGTATTGCCGAGAAGTATTCCAATATGAAAAAACCGTTAAAAGTAAAAGTGACACAAAATAGAAAGGGCTCTAAATATGGTTTTTACAGCATTTCTATTGTAGATAAGAATCATAATGAAGGATACTTGGACATCACCAAAAAAGGCGGTTTCCCCATTTGGTATATCGAAAGGCGTAATATCGGTAAACAAAAGCTCAGTTTAAATGAAGCGGCGAACAAGGCAGCAGCATTTTTAACGAAAAATCATTATCAGCATATGGATTTGTTCGAAAGCTCACAATATGACACAATTGGAGTCTTCTCCTTTGTTACTAGTCAAAATGGTGTTTTTATTTACCCTGAAACAATTAGAATGAAGGTGGCTTTGGATAATGGACAAATCATTGGATTTACCGCAGATGATTATTTGAAAGCGCACCATGATAGAAAGCTCCCAAAACCAGTTCTTTCACTAAAAAAAGCTCGCACGTATGTGAATCCAAAAATAAAAATTATGGAAGAAAGATTAGCAGTAGTAGTAAATGACTTGGGAAAAGAAGTGCTTTGTTATGAATTTCTAGGTACAATGGGAAATGATACGTACAGAATATATATTAATGCAAAAGATGGAGCCGAAGAAAAGGTCGATAAACTGCAAAATGCAGAGAAGATTTATAAAAATACACTATAA
- a CDS encoding flagellar brake protein, giving the protein MLNIGASLTMEPANSKHEKFRCKVADIEENRIYIDYPIDIRTNRTVFLLNSQSLDIIFIDEKQNAYKFRTQVVGRIKKEIPLVILELPEEDKIEKIQRRQFVRVETAVDTALHFRESNMHIPTVTTDLSAGGCAVILPLDSIPNDQEEGEGIFVFPMSSGEYHYLQLEFKVIRTWEEAGSRKVSLQFRQLQEKEQQLLIRFCFIRQLHLRKKGLVIN; this is encoded by the coding sequence ATGTTAAATATTGGAGCATCTTTAACGATGGAACCCGCCAACTCAAAACATGAAAAATTTAGATGCAAAGTTGCGGATATAGAGGAAAACCGAATCTATATAGATTATCCGATAGATATTCGAACCAATCGGACTGTTTTTCTTTTGAATTCCCAATCACTTGATATTATCTTTATAGACGAAAAACAAAACGCATATAAATTCAGAACGCAGGTAGTAGGAAGAATTAAAAAGGAAATTCCGCTCGTTATATTGGAGCTTCCTGAAGAAGATAAGATAGAAAAAATCCAAAGGCGTCAATTCGTTAGGGTTGAAACGGCTGTAGACACCGCCTTGCATTTCCGCGAATCAAATATGCACATTCCAACGGTAACAACCGATCTCAGCGCAGGAGGCTGTGCTGTAATATTGCCATTAGATTCCATCCCGAATGACCAAGAAGAAGGAGAAGGGATTTTTGTATTTCCGATGTCATCGGGCGAATATCATTATCTTCAGCTGGAATTTAAAGTCATACGCACATGGGAAGAAGCAGGCAGCAGGAAAGTCTCTCTTCAATTCAGGCAGTTGCAAGAAAAAGAGCAGCAGCTGTTGATTCGTTTTTGCTTTATCCGCCAATTACATCTAAGGAAGAAAGGCTTAGTAATCAACTGA
- a CDS encoding DUF5359 family protein: MKFIERWLLKLVILHFILLITVQMIFHQFHFLGQLQKITLYEGVNSNTETPIMETWNRR; this comes from the coding sequence ATGAAGTTTATTGAAAGGTGGCTTTTAAAGCTAGTCATCCTGCACTTTATTTTGCTGATTACTGTACAAATGATATTTCATCAGTTTCATTTTCTTGGCCAGCTTCAAAAAATTACTCTTTACGAGGGTGTAAATAGCAATACCGAAACCCCGATAATGGAAACATGGAATAGAAGATAA